The window GAAGAGAGCGGGGCCGTGTTTCCGGGGGAGCGGGGGAGCCGCCAGCGTgtcccggggccgggggcgatgggcccggcccgccgcaggGACGCGCTCCGGCTGCGCGGCGGAGGGTGAGCCCGGCCGTACCGGGGATGAGAGCCCGGCCGTACCGGGCGGTACCGGGGGCTGAGCCCGGCCGTACCGGGCGGTACCGGGGATCGCACCGGGGGCTGGGCGGGCTCGGGGGATGCTGTCCCGCTGCAAGGGCGGGGGTCCCACGGTGCGCTGACCCCGCTCCATCCCGCAGGTCCCCGCCGCTCCTGCGGCTCTTCCCCGGCCGGCTCTCCGCCTTCCCGCTGTTcctgctggcgctgctgctcGGCTTCGCCTCGCTGCTctggctccagctcagctgctcgGGCGAGGGCCCGGCACcggcggggcagccccggggcgcTCCCCggcagccctgcccggccccggccccgccgctgccgccccaCGAGGAGCCGTCGTGGGCTCCGCACCGGCTGGCGCTGCTGGTGCCCTTCCGAGAGCGCTTCGAGGAGCTGCTGGCCTTCGTGCCCTACATGCACCGCTTCCTCAGCAAGAAGAAGATCCGCCACCGCATCTTCATCCTCAACCAAGTGGATCATTTCAGGTATGGCGTCTCCCTGTGCCGAGGGGTCCTGCCCGAagctctgggagtgctgggaggGTGCTGCAGAGAAGTGTAGGACCGGAGCAGCGGGATGTCAGGGCAGTGTGTGATGCACTCCCCAAAGCTGCTCATTCTAGAGCTCAGAGATGGACAAAGTGCTGGTTTGCTTCTTTCTTGCTTAGCAAGAATAGAATCTGAGCATAGAATCCTTTATCCTCGTGTATTTCAGCTTTCTCCCCAGTGTCACAGGTCTGCAGCGGCAAACATATGGGGACTGTGGAAGTGAAAGACAGGCCATGGGGTGTTTGGAAGTGCTGTCACCCCCAGCTCACTGTGCAGgatgcagagctgtgtttgcatGTGTCCCTGTTTGGGGACCGGTCAGACACTGAGCATTGATGATTGTGGcagggggatgtggggacagtGGCTGCTCTGCTTGGTGGCACTGAGAGCCCCCAGTCCCTGGCAGGTTTAACAGGGCATCCCTGATCAACGTGGGCTTCCTGGAGAGCGGCAACGACACCGACTACATCGCCATGCACGACGTGGATCTCCTGCCCCTCAACGAGCACCTGGACTACAGCTTCCCCGAGGCAGGGCCCTTCCACGTGGCATCCCCCGAGCTGCACCCCCTCTACCACTACAAGACCTACGTGGGTGGCATCCTGCTGCTCACCAAGCAGCACTATGAGCTGGTGAGCTCCTAGGTGGCGTGTCCTggacagctggggcaggagctaTAACATTATCATGGTCAACTTGGGACGTGGGGACAGGAATTAAAATGGTTTGGGGAGAGAGGCTGTGgtctgagctgctgggggctggacaggggaggctgggctggtgcCAGCTCCTCTGAggctgtggagctgtgctgggcctTGGCTGCTATGGTGCTGCTCTCGTTGCAGTGCAATGGGATGTCCAACCGCTTCTGGGGCTGGGGACGGGAGGACGATGAGTTCTATCGACGTATCAAAGGAGCTGGTCTCCAGGTAAGGGGTCTCTGCACCCTCCTGCCTTGAAATTGCCCTTTTTTACATCTCTTCACCCGTCCCTCACTGTGACCACCCAGTTTGGGCTGTGGGCAGCCCTGCgctccagcagcaggtgcaGGAGTGTTCCAGTAGCTGTAGGGAAGCTCTGCTCTTCTCCCAGGTCCGTCGTCCCTCTGGAATCACAACTGGATACGAGACTTTCCAGCACCTGCACGACCCAGCCTGGAGGAAGAGAGACCAGAAGCGCATTGCTGCACAGAAACAGGTGAGAGCTGTGGTCCAGGGGAGCCACAGGACCTTGGGGCTGTGGTCACCATGTGCTCTGAGCCCTCCTTGCTCGTGTCCTTCTCTGCCAGCTCTGGCTCCCTCCCCGGGCCCTGGGtgcttctcccttccagcctgggccgAACAGTCTCTCTCTCCCTCAGGAGCAGTTCAAAGTGGATCGGGAGGGAGGCCTGAACAACGTGAGGTACAGAATCGAGTCACGCACAGATCTGAGCGTGGCAGGAGCCCCTTGCACCGTCCTCAATATCCTGCTGGACTGTGACACGAACGA of the Ammospiza nelsoni isolate bAmmNel1 chromosome 16, bAmmNel1.pri, whole genome shotgun sequence genome contains:
- the B4GALT7 gene encoding beta-1,4-galactosyltransferase 7, translated to MGPARRRDALRLRGGGSPPLLRLFPGRLSAFPLFLLALLLGFASLLWLQLSCSGEGPAPAGQPRGAPRQPCPAPAPPLPPHEEPSWAPHRLALLVPFRERFEELLAFVPYMHRFLSKKKIRHRIFILNQVDHFRFNRASLINVGFLESGNDTDYIAMHDVDLLPLNEHLDYSFPEAGPFHVASPELHPLYHYKTYVGGILLLTKQHYELCNGMSNRFWGWGREDDEFYRRIKGAGLQVRRPSGITTGYETFQHLHDPAWRKRDQKRIAAQKQEQFKVDREGGLNNVRYRIESRTDLSVAGAPCTVLNILLDCDTNETPWCTFG